One part of the [Synechococcus] sp. NIES-970 genome encodes these proteins:
- the pheT gene encoding phenylalanyl-tRNA synthetase, beta subunit, protein MRISLNWLKEFVDISLSPEELAKTLTIAGFEVEEIEDRRRLADGVVVGKVVSREPHPDADKLSVCQVDIGAAELSTIVCGAKNVRADIFVPVATLGTYLPAIDLKLKPTKLRGVNSSGMICSLSELGLEKDSEGIHIFTQADLKPGMDVRPLLGLDDVVLDLTATANRADALSMVGVAREVAALNGVEVKLPEIPPLKAAGNTLQIAVADHLACPAYIGTVIEGVKTGPSPDWLKFRLQAAGTRPINNVVDITNYVLLEWGQPLHAFDRERLVAVAGATEFTLGVRLAKTGETLTTLDGQARELGGKNLVITANDVPVALAGVMGGESTEVHSGTDNIVLEAALFEPVTVRRSSRAVGLRSESSTRYERGVNQVELDRAAQRAIALLQELAGGTVVHRGMADTRPDPNARPKITLRLQRLHEVLGHVQKDGEIFDVPLADVERILADLGCELESTGEGVWAVKVPPYRYRDLEREIDLIEEVARLYGYDNFCDTLPSQSAAGFLSPAEKVNRKLRESFRAIGLTEVVHYSLVKPELADIKLSNPLFVEYSALRKELLTGLIDAFIYNQSQGNGALNAFEIGRVFWLENEDYAEADYLAGILGGNLNPDGSWANGGKGQPMSWYEAKGLLDAAFTQLGLEISYRADSSNDKLHPGRTASLWLQGRQIGIFGQLHPQLRQEKDLIDAVYVFELKLEMLQAVLSRPSQQVPVFKAFSTYPAVTRDLAFFAPLETSVGDLEQVMQKTAKKLLAGVELFDEYRGEHAPEGQRSLAFSLRYRATDKTLTDEEIDPVHQKVRDALVKQFAVTLRS, encoded by the coding sequence ATGCGGATTTCCCTGAATTGGTTAAAAGAATTTGTCGACATCAGCCTATCCCCAGAAGAATTAGCCAAAACCCTCACCATCGCTGGCTTTGAAGTAGAAGAAATTGAAGATCGTCGCCGTTTGGCCGATGGGGTGGTTGTGGGAAAAGTCGTCAGCCGTGAACCCCACCCCGATGCCGATAAGCTCAGCGTCTGTCAAGTCGATATCGGTGCGGCTGAACTATCCACAATTGTCTGCGGTGCAAAAAATGTCCGGGCCGATATTTTCGTCCCCGTCGCCACCCTGGGCACCTATCTGCCCGCCATTGACTTGAAATTAAAACCAACGAAATTGCGGGGGGTCAACTCCTCTGGCATGATCTGCTCCCTTTCGGAACTGGGGCTCGAAAAAGACTCCGAGGGGATTCATATTTTCACCCAAGCAGACCTGAAACCGGGGATGGATGTGCGCCCTCTCTTGGGTTTAGATGATGTGGTTTTAGACCTCACCGCCACCGCCAACCGCGCCGATGCCCTGAGCATGGTGGGGGTTGCCCGGGAAGTCGCGGCCTTAAATGGGGTTGAGGTGAAGTTGCCGGAAATTCCGCCCCTCAAAGCCGCTGGGAACACGTTACAAATTGCGGTCGCCGATCATCTGGCCTGCCCCGCCTACATTGGCACTGTGATTGAAGGGGTAAAAACAGGGCCTTCTCCCGATTGGCTCAAGTTCCGTTTACAGGCCGCTGGCACTCGCCCGATTAACAATGTGGTCGATATCACAAATTACGTCCTGCTCGAATGGGGTCAGCCGCTCCACGCCTTTGACCGGGAACGTCTCGTGGCTGTCGCTGGGGCCACAGAGTTTACCCTGGGGGTACGGCTAGCGAAAACTGGCGAAACTCTAACGACTCTCGATGGCCAGGCACGAGAACTGGGAGGGAAAAACTTGGTGATTACCGCCAATGATGTTCCGGTCGCCCTGGCTGGGGTAATGGGTGGTGAGAGTACGGAAGTTCACAGTGGCACGGACAATATTGTCCTGGAAGCAGCTCTATTTGAACCCGTGACCGTCCGTCGTTCTTCCCGGGCAGTGGGCCTCCGCAGTGAGTCTTCGACCCGCTATGAACGGGGGGTTAACCAAGTGGAACTGGACCGGGCAGCGCAACGGGCGATCGCCCTCCTGCAAGAACTGGCTGGCGGCACCGTGGTCCATCGCGGGATGGCAGATACCCGGCCGGATCCCAACGCTCGGCCCAAAATTACCCTCCGCCTGCAACGACTCCATGAGGTGTTGGGCCATGTGCAAAAAGATGGTGAAATTTTCGATGTGCCCCTAGCCGACGTGGAACGCATTTTGGCGGATCTCGGCTGTGAACTCGAATCCACCGGTGAAGGGGTTTGGGCCGTGAAAGTGCCCCCCTACCGTTACCGAGACCTAGAGCGGGAAATCGACCTGATTGAAGAAGTGGCCCGGCTCTATGGCTACGACAATTTCTGCGATACCCTGCCCAGTCAATCCGCCGCTGGTTTTCTCTCCCCGGCTGAAAAAGTGAATCGTAAACTGCGCGAGAGCTTCCGGGCGATCGGCTTAACGGAAGTGGTGCACTATTCCCTCGTGAAGCCGGAATTGGCAGATATCAAACTCAGTAATCCCCTCTTTGTGGAATATTCGGCTCTGCGCAAAGAACTCCTTACAGGGCTCATCGATGCCTTTATCTACAACCAATCCCAGGGCAATGGGGCATTAAATGCTTTTGAAATTGGCCGAGTTTTCTGGCTGGAAAATGAGGATTATGCCGAAGCTGATTACCTTGCGGGGATTCTCGGCGGAAATCTTAACCCAGATGGCAGTTGGGCCAATGGTGGCAAGGGGCAGCCCATGTCTTGGTACGAAGCAAAAGGTTTACTCGATGCGGCCTTCACCCAGTTGGGCCTAGAGATCAGTTACCGTGCTGATTCTAGTAATGATAAGCTTCATCCTGGCCGTACCGCTTCCCTCTGGCTCCAGGGACGACAAATCGGCATTTTTGGGCAATTGCATCCCCAACTGCGCCAGGAGAAAGATCTCATCGATGCGGTATATGTGTTTGAGCTAAAACTGGAGATGTTGCAAGCCGTACTCAGTCGCCCATCCCAACAGGTTCCTGTTTTCAAGGCATTTTCTACCTATCCGGCAGTTACCCGCGACTTAGCCTTCTTTGCGCCCCTAGAAACCTCTGTGGGAGATTTGGAACAGGTAATGCAAAAAACCGCGAAGAAACTGCTGGCTGGGGTGGAACTGTTTGATGAATATCGCGGTGAACATGCTCCAGAAGGTCAGCGGAGCTTGGCATTTAGCTTGCGGTACCGGGCGACGGACAAAACCCTCACAGACGAAGAAATTGATCCTGTCCACCAAAAAGTACGGGATGCTCTGGTGAAACAGTTTGCGGTCACCCTGAGAAGTTAA
- a CDS encoding serine/threonine kinase, translating into MSYCINPECSNPKNPLNARVCATCGSSLILHQRYKSLKSLGQGGFGATFLAVDLNLPGKPSCVIKQLRPSSNVPHLFQMARELFEREAETLGRIGNHPQVPRLLDYFEDSHQFYLVQEYVKGNNLQQEVRKNGPFSEAGARQFLSEVLPVVQYIHSQQVIHRDIKPANLIRREQDKKLVLIDFGAVKNQINLEAVANSSDQTALTSFAVGTPGYAPPEQMAMRPVYASDIYAVGITCLYLLTGKSPKDLDYDPKTGEMMWESFVDISNSFASVLRKMLESSVKHRYQSAQEVLDALEMEPYMESLAQGMADLSGADAIKGTTGGQLPNDPLGEDDEDLTAGPSTSAHSRLAMAIRARQDRFKTNQGKRNVPHSPSSAAGQRANRVQQNQQHKPRSTTGRSTRLEKNSTQNIPKPTTVKLTSQDVLSGYNQGRKDFAQLQLVALSLPRLNLAGCIFHQSQMIQANFQGSDLSNVDFGKANLSQANLRDANLGRAYLSYTNLSNADLRGADLRFAYLNYANLEGANLCGANLRDAKVTEQQLKKAKTNWATVMPNGKRGLF; encoded by the coding sequence ATGAGCTACTGCATTAACCCCGAATGTTCTAATCCCAAAAACCCACTCAACGCCCGGGTCTGTGCCACCTGCGGCAGCAGTCTGATCTTGCATCAGCGCTACAAATCCCTAAAGAGCCTGGGCCAAGGTGGTTTTGGTGCCACCTTCCTCGCGGTAGATTTAAACCTCCCCGGTAAACCCTCCTGTGTCATTAAACAGCTCCGGCCCTCCAGCAATGTCCCCCACCTATTCCAAATGGCCCGGGAACTCTTTGAGCGAGAAGCCGAAACCCTAGGGCGCATTGGTAACCATCCTCAGGTGCCCCGACTGCTCGATTACTTTGAAGATAGCCACCAGTTCTACCTCGTCCAAGAATATGTAAAAGGCAATAACCTCCAACAGGAAGTGAGAAAAAATGGCCCCTTCAGCGAAGCAGGAGCGCGGCAATTTTTGAGTGAAGTATTGCCCGTTGTTCAATATATCCACTCCCAACAGGTGATTCACCGCGATATCAAGCCGGCTAACTTGATCCGCCGTGAACAGGACAAAAAACTTGTCCTCATTGATTTTGGCGCCGTCAAAAACCAAATTAATCTTGAGGCCGTGGCTAATTCCTCCGATCAAACGGCCCTCACCTCCTTTGCCGTCGGAACCCCTGGTTACGCCCCCCCAGAGCAAATGGCCATGCGCCCGGTCTATGCCAGTGATATCTACGCTGTGGGAATTACTTGCCTTTATCTGCTCACGGGGAAATCTCCCAAAGATCTAGACTATGACCCCAAAACCGGGGAAATGATGTGGGAATCCTTTGTTGATATCAGTAACAGTTTTGCCAGTGTTCTCCGCAAAATGCTGGAAAGCTCTGTCAAGCACCGTTACCAGTCAGCCCAAGAGGTATTAGATGCCCTTGAGATGGAACCCTACATGGAAAGCTTGGCCCAGGGAATGGCTGATTTAAGTGGGGCCGATGCGATCAAAGGCACAACAGGCGGACAACTGCCCAATGACCCTCTGGGCGAGGACGACGAGGATCTGACGGCGGGCCCCTCCACTTCGGCCCATTCTCGCTTAGCCATGGCCATTCGAGCGAGGCAAGACCGCTTTAAAACAAACCAGGGAAAACGAAATGTCCCCCATTCCCCAAGTTCTGCGGCAGGGCAGCGGGCAAACCGTGTCCAACAAAATCAACAACATAAGCCCCGTTCGACTACGGGACGGAGCACACGTCTAGAAAAAAATTCAACACAAAATATACCGAAGCCAACGACTGTAAAATTAACTTCTCAGGATGTGTTGAGTGGCTACAACCAAGGACGTAAGGATTTTGCTCAGTTACAACTGGTGGCCCTGAGTCTACCGCGTCTCAATTTAGCGGGTTGTATTTTTCATCAGTCTCAGATGATCCAGGCGAATTTTCAAGGGTCAGATCTAAGTAATGTTGATTTTGGCAAAGCTAACCTCAGCCAAGCAAATTTGCGGGATGCCAATTTAGGCCGAGCTTATCTAAGCTATACCAATCTCAGTAATGCGGATCTGCGGGGGGCGGATTTACGTTTTGCTTATTTGAACTATGCCAACCTCGAGGGGGCCAATCTCTGTGGTGCTAATTTGCGGGATGCGAAGGTGACGGAGCAACAATTAAAAAAGGCGAAAACCAACTGGGCAACGGTAATGCCTAACGGAAAACGGGGTTTATTTTAA
- a CDS encoding extracellular solute-binding protein — MPHLFRPTLLVASLLLVACSGANMAPRQDDPTQLKLLYWQAPTILNPHLSTGFKDWEASRITLEPLASFDPDSELTPILAAEIPTLENGGLSADGRSVTWRLKPDLRWSDGEPFTAADVVFTYEFLSDPATGATNAGNVQGIETVEALDETTVKITFKEVTPAWFGVFVGAEGVILPRHQFINYPGEQARTAPANLLPVGTGPYRVTEFRPGDVVVYEKNPHYRAVEQLAFERLELKGGGDATAAARAVLQTGEADFAYNLQVESKVLTELEAAGRGQVLTNFGALSERLVLNFTDPNQATPSGERSSLAFPHPFLSDPLVREAIASAIDRDTIAQELYGVTGQATSNFVVNPPEVVSPNTRFEFDPGRANQLLDQAGWVDSNGDGSRDKNGIEMRLLFQTSVNPLRQKTQAIIKQNLAQIGMAIDLKSIDASVYFSGDPGNSDTVERFTADLQMFMTGNTNPDPLPYLRRYTCDEIPTQANNWTGDNDSRYCNSDYDNLWAATVIELDPGQRQANLIRLNDLLIEDFAVIPLVHRAETAGIGDRLMGVTLTPWDMNTWNIAAWRKSNG; from the coding sequence ATGCCCCATTTATTTCGCCCGACTCTCCTTGTTGCTTCCCTCCTGCTGGTTGCTTGCAGTGGTGCTAACATGGCCCCCCGCCAGGATGATCCAACCCAACTCAAGCTTTTATATTGGCAAGCTCCCACGATTCTCAATCCTCACCTATCCACGGGTTTCAAGGATTGGGAAGCCAGCCGTATTACCCTCGAACCCCTCGCTAGCTTTGACCCAGACAGCGAACTGACCCCGATCCTGGCGGCTGAAATTCCGACCCTCGAAAATGGTGGCCTCAGTGCTGACGGGCGATCGGTAACCTGGCGCTTAAAACCTGATTTACGCTGGTCTGATGGGGAACCCTTTACGGCGGCAGATGTGGTGTTTACCTACGAATTTCTCAGCGATCCGGCGACAGGGGCGACCAATGCAGGAAATGTTCAGGGGATAGAAACTGTAGAGGCCCTAGATGAGACAACCGTCAAAATTACTTTCAAGGAAGTCACACCTGCCTGGTTTGGGGTTTTTGTGGGAGCCGAAGGGGTCATTTTGCCCAGGCATCAATTTATCAACTATCCAGGCGAACAGGCACGGACGGCTCCGGCAAACCTTTTACCTGTAGGTACGGGCCCCTATCGCGTGACAGAGTTTCGACCCGGGGATGTGGTGGTCTATGAAAAAAATCCCCACTACCGTGCGGTGGAACAACTGGCTTTTGAACGGCTGGAATTGAAAGGTGGGGGGGATGCAACGGCGGCGGCGCGGGCGGTGCTGCAAACGGGGGAGGCAGATTTTGCCTACAATCTCCAGGTGGAAAGTAAGGTGCTGACAGAGTTAGAGGCGGCGGGTCGGGGCCAGGTGTTAACCAATTTTGGCGCCCTCAGTGAACGATTGGTGCTCAATTTCACGGATCCAAATCAGGCCACCCCCAGTGGCGAGCGGTCGAGCTTGGCTTTTCCCCATCCTTTTTTGAGTGATCCTTTAGTCCGGGAGGCGATCGCCTCCGCCATTGACCGCGACACCATTGCCCAAGAACTTTATGGGGTGACAGGTCAGGCCACCAGTAATTTTGTCGTCAATCCCCCCGAGGTAGTTTCTCCCAATACCCGCTTTGAATTTGACCCAGGGCGGGCAAATCAACTCCTGGATCAAGCCGGTTGGGTTGATAGCAATGGGGATGGCAGCCGCGACAAAAATGGGATCGAAATGCGTCTGTTATTTCAAACCTCTGTGAATCCTCTGCGCCAAAAGACCCAGGCGATTATCAAGCAAAACCTTGCCCAGATCGGTATGGCGATCGATCTCAAGAGTATCGATGCCAGCGTTTATTTTTCTGGGGATCCAGGGAACTCGGACACGGTGGAACGTTTTACCGCAGATTTGCAAATGTTTATGACAGGGAATACGAACCCAGATCCTCTCCCCTACCTGCGCCGTTACACCTGTGATGAAATTCCCACCCAGGCCAACAACTGGACGGGAGATAATGATTCCCGCTACTGTAACTCGGACTATGACAACCTCTGGGCAGCGACGGTCATAGAGTTAGATCCGGGCCAGCGTCAGGCTAATTTGATCCGCCTCAATGATCTGTTAATTGAAGATTTTGCGGTGATTCCCCTCGTGCACCGGGCAGAAACGGCAGGCATTGGCGATCGCCTAATGGGTGTTACCCTTACGCCCTGGGATATGAATACTTGGAATATCGCCGCTTGGCGGAAGAGCAACGGTTAA
- a CDS encoding 2-hydroxyhepta-2,4-diene-1,7-dioate isomerase, translating to MAKRYVRVKTPQGQVLYGLLQLNWEVQIIDAPAWLGGQPTGEILEPDGYQLLTPCAPSKIVAVGHNYAAHAAEFNQAVPPEPLLFLKPPSSLVAHQQNIVYPIPCQQLEFEGELALVIGDRLHHCSEEEAHQKIWGYTIANDVTARDLQRQDAQWTRAKGFDTFCPLGPWIVREISPDARLRTYINYVKTEESETAPVQDASIQDMVFSLAQLVSYISQVMTLLPGDVILTGTPAGVKPIQVGDRLLITIEGIGALENPIVAPLESATPPLS from the coding sequence ATGGCGAAACGATATGTACGGGTCAAGACCCCCCAAGGGCAAGTACTTTATGGGCTATTACAGCTCAACTGGGAAGTGCAGATCATCGATGCGCCAGCTTGGTTGGGGGGACAACCGACAGGGGAAATTTTGGAGCCAGATGGGTATCAACTCTTGACTCCCTGTGCCCCGTCTAAGATTGTGGCTGTGGGCCATAATTATGCAGCCCATGCAGCGGAGTTTAATCAGGCTGTGCCGCCGGAGCCTTTGTTATTTCTGAAGCCGCCCAGTTCCCTTGTGGCACACCAACAGAATATTGTCTATCCTATTCCTTGCCAGCAATTAGAGTTTGAGGGGGAATTAGCCCTGGTCATTGGCGATCGCCTCCACCATTGCTCTGAGGAAGAAGCCCATCAAAAGATTTGGGGTTATACCATCGCCAATGATGTCACGGCGCGGGATCTCCAGCGACAGGATGCCCAATGGACGAGGGCTAAAGGCTTTGATACATTTTGTCCCCTAGGGCCATGGATTGTGCGGGAAATTAGCCCCGATGCCCGGCTGCGGACTTATATAAATTATGTCAAAACCGAAGAATCCGAAACTGCGCCCGTTCAGGATGCTTCGATCCAGGATATGGTTTTTTCCCTAGCGCAACTGGTGAGCTATATTTCCCAGGTGATGACCCTCCTACCGGGGGATGTGATCTTAACGGGAACCCCCGCAGGGGTGAAACCAATACAGGTTGGCGATCGCCTGTTGATCACCATTGAGGGCATTGGTGCCCTAGAAAATCCCATTGTTGCCCCCCTTGAATCCGCCACTCCCCCCCTGTCCTGA
- the rpsF gene encoding ribosomal protein S6: protein MSNNYEMMYILRPDLSEEQVQEVSSKYKTMLQESGATDLQVQVRGKRHLAYPIQNFNDGIYIQVNYKADGSQIKAIERDMRLGETVIRYLTIKMDAEPAELETEIVPPSEPAAAGA, encoded by the coding sequence ATGAGCAACAACTACGAAATGATGTACATCCTGCGCCCCGACCTCAGCGAAGAGCAGGTGCAGGAAGTGTCGAGTAAATACAAAACGATGCTCCAGGAATCTGGTGCCACTGATCTCCAAGTGCAAGTACGGGGCAAACGTCACCTCGCTTACCCCATCCAAAACTTCAACGATGGTATTTATATCCAGGTGAACTACAAAGCCGATGGTAGTCAAATCAAAGCCATTGAGCGGGATATGCGCTTAGGTGAAACTGTTATCCGCTACCTCACGATCAAAATGGATGCAGAGCCCGCTGAGCTCGAGACAGAAATTGTGCCACCTTCTGAACCAGCCGCTGCTGGTGCTTAA
- a CDS encoding two-component sensor histidine kinase, whose product MNLDFEQLDIQQTVVGILQKFQPLSSPAGDRHQGDQWGAAIVALTELLQATTAASHHGIILSSPSPLFAAPQIATRYHHCVLTPKNLRHIARDQLQLPGGGCPQGRSLENKMVEFPLLPNDPLAQEQFCVILTEDFNFAMAASPQGLLFSFEPEAIAAIWEILQWRLALTQPFQYQALARRWQPLGGQIPDYRLVVRFSQLFVRSLVATLPQTDIILPEESLNIPEQTVQAVQPELELLQALTHEIRTPLTTIRTMTKLLLKKKTQLTKDIVKRIETIEQECNEQIRRMELIFRAAELETPSQKQRHSVQLMPISLEQLFQEGTPRWQKQAQRRNVNLEVTLPPYLPQVVSDPAMLDQVLSGLIETFTRRLPTGAEVQIQVSTAGDQLKLEVQSHGLGQKCLEKAIGQLLVFQPETGSLSLNPNVTKNLFQQLGGKLAIRRRASGEEVFAIFLPLGHSLAVPI is encoded by the coding sequence GTGAATTTAGATTTCGAACAACTGGATATTCAACAAACGGTGGTGGGCATTCTCCAGAAATTTCAGCCATTGTCTTCCCCGGCAGGCGATCGCCACCAGGGGGATCAATGGGGGGCGGCGATCGTTGCCCTGACAGAATTGCTGCAAGCCACCACCGCCGCCAGCCACCATGGAATTATTTTATCGAGTCCTAGCCCCCTGTTTGCGGCCCCTCAAATTGCCACCCGCTACCACCATTGCGTCCTCACCCCCAAAAATCTCCGACACATTGCCCGGGATCAACTCCAGTTACCCGGTGGGGGCTGTCCCCAGGGGCGATCACTAGAAAACAAGATGGTAGAATTTCCCCTTCTGCCCAATGATCCCCTGGCCCAGGAACAGTTTTGCGTGATTTTGACCGAAGACTTTAACTTCGCCATGGCCGCCTCCCCCCAGGGATTATTATTTTCTTTCGAGCCGGAGGCGATCGCCGCCATTTGGGAAATTTTGCAGTGGCGACTGGCTTTGACCCAACCCTTCCAATACCAAGCCCTTGCCCGACGGTGGCAACCCTTGGGTGGCCAGATCCCTGACTACCGCCTCGTGGTGCGTTTTAGTCAGCTCTTTGTGCGATCGCTGGTGGCGACCCTACCCCAAACTGACATTATCCTCCCCGAAGAATCCCTCAATATCCCAGAGCAGACAGTACAGGCGGTACAACCAGAGCTCGAACTGCTCCAGGCCCTCACCCACGAGATTCGCACCCCCCTCACAACGATCCGCACCATGACGAAACTGCTGCTGAAAAAGAAAACCCAGCTCACCAAAGATATCGTGAAGCGCATCGAAACCATTGAGCAGGAATGTAACGAACAGATCCGTCGCATGGAACTCATTTTCCGGGCCGCAGAATTAGAAACTCCTTCCCAAAAACAACGACATTCGGTGCAATTGATGCCCATTTCCCTAGAGCAACTGTTCCAGGAAGGGACGCCCCGCTGGCAAAAACAGGCCCAACGGCGCAATGTTAACCTTGAAGTGACCTTGCCCCCCTACCTCCCCCAGGTAGTGAGCGATCCAGCCATGTTAGACCAGGTTCTTTCGGGGCTCATTGAAACCTTTACCCGGCGGTTACCGACTGGGGCGGAGGTACAAATTCAGGTGAGTACGGCTGGTGACCAACTCAAACTCGAAGTCCAATCCCATGGCCTTGGTCAAAAATGTCTCGAAAAGGCGATCGGTCAACTGCTGGTCTTTCAGCCAGAAACTGGAAGCTTGAGCCTCAACCCCAATGTCACCAAAAATCTGTTCCAACAGTTGGGGGGGAAACTTGCAATTCGGCGACGGGCATCAGGAGAAGAGGTTTTTGCCATTTTCTTACCCCTAGGCCATAGCCTGGCTGTGCCGATCTAG
- a CDS encoding hypothetical protein (conserved hypothetical protein) has translation MENLDFALYTQWSAYATLLFAVLAIAAFLFKWGIRFRLVGTTGFMIVLTIGLFGLSLGLFNRSVVPGAVRYTLVYDNGANLAVVAVKPTITATEVNATLQQASNDLFSYGRVGGGEDKFTVRLRVINHPEPGVSEPLYLGQVRRSITDRETASLDVQLYPENFKKLPQPNPIS, from the coding sequence ATGGAAAATTTGGATTTCGCCCTTTATACCCAGTGGTCGGCCTATGCCACCCTCCTGTTTGCTGTTTTGGCGATCGCCGCCTTTTTGTTCAAATGGGGAATCCGTTTTCGCCTTGTGGGAACGACGGGTTTTATGATCGTCTTGACCATTGGTCTATTTGGTCTGAGCCTGGGCCTGTTTAACCGCAGCGTTGTCCCCGGAGCCGTCCGCTACACCCTGGTGTATGACAATGGCGCAAATCTGGCCGTCGTCGCCGTAAAGCCCACCATTACCGCCACGGAAGTCAATGCCACCCTCCAGCAGGCTTCCAATGATCTTTTTTCCTACGGGCGCGTTGGTGGTGGAGAAGACAAATTTACCGTGCGTCTCCGGGTGATTAACCATCCCGAACCGGGGGTTTCTGAACCTTTGTATTTGGGCCAAGTGCGGCGTTCCATCACCGATCGCGAAACCGCGAGTCTCGATGTCCAGCTTTATCCAGAAAATTTCAAAAAACTGCCCCAACCAAATCCCATTAGTTAG
- the gldA gene encoding glycerol dehydrogenase, iron containing, with amino-acid sequence MKNVAAPTETAVMQILIAPAQVLKGHNALAQAGAAIARWGKRPFVVGGQQTLAQLAAPLNALSSQENLDLATGSYSPDCSEASLKSLAKKFKGHKADFVIGIGGGKALDTAKLLAHQQHCPIVTIPTSAATCAAWTALSNIYSDQGAFQYDVSLAQCPNLLILDYNLIRTAPQRTLVAGIGDAIAKWYEASVSSGHSPQTLTIAAVQEARILRDILLQKSAQAIADVQSPEWQEVVDATVLLAGVIGGLGGANCRTVAAHAVHNGLTHLPAAHGVLHGEKVAYGILVQLRLEEICQKSQLAETARQQLLQFYREIGLPQSLGDLGLGDMTLAELRRVAEITCQPQSDIHRLPFKVNPEQLMAAMVSTQAPRESATAEAIAPTEAKVS; translated from the coding sequence ATGAAAAACGTCGCTGCGCCCACCGAAACTGCTGTTATGCAAATTCTCATTGCCCCGGCCCAAGTCCTCAAGGGACATAATGCCTTGGCCCAGGCGGGGGCGGCGATCGCCCGGTGGGGAAAACGGCCCTTTGTGGTGGGAGGACAACAGACCCTGGCACAGTTGGCAGCTCCTTTAAATGCCCTCAGTTCCCAAGAAAACCTAGATTTAGCCACAGGGAGCTATAGTCCCGATTGTTCGGAAGCCTCCCTAAAAAGTCTGGCGAAAAAGTTTAAGGGCCACAAGGCAGATTTTGTGATCGGGATTGGTGGCGGCAAAGCCCTGGATACGGCAAAGCTCCTTGCCCACCAGCAACATTGCCCGATTGTCACGATTCCCACCTCAGCGGCCACCTGTGCGGCCTGGACAGCGCTCTCGAATATTTATTCTGACCAGGGGGCATTTCAGTATGATGTCAGCTTGGCCCAATGCCCTAATTTGCTGATCCTTGACTATAATCTGATTCGCACTGCCCCCCAACGGACGTTAGTGGCTGGCATCGGGGATGCGATCGCCAAGTGGTATGAAGCCTCTGTGAGCAGTGGGCATTCCCCCCAGACCTTGACCATTGCCGCCGTCCAGGAAGCGAGAATTCTCCGGGATATCCTTTTGCAAAAATCTGCCCAGGCGATCGCCGATGTCCAGAGTCCCGAATGGCAAGAGGTGGTAGATGCAACGGTGCTCCTCGCTGGGGTAATTGGGGGCTTAGGAGGCGCTAACTGCCGCACCGTCGCCGCCCATGCCGTCCACAACGGGCTAACCCATTTGCCTGCGGCCCATGGCGTTTTACACGGCGAAAAAGTAGCCTACGGAATCTTGGTACAATTGCGCCTCGAAGAAATTTGCCAGAAGAGTCAATTGGCGGAAACCGCGCGGCAACAGCTGCTCCAGTTCTATCGGGAAATTGGTCTCCCCCAAAGTCTCGGCGATCTCGGCTTGGGGGATATGACCCTGGCTGAATTACGCCGGGTGGCTGAAATCACCTGCCAACCCCAGTCTGACATCCATCGCTTGCCCTTTAAGGTGAATCCAGAACAACTGATGGCCGCCATGGTTTCCACCCAGGCCCCCCGGGAAAGTGCCACAGCCGAGGCGATCGCCCCCACAGAAGCAAAGGTCAGCTAG